Proteins encoded together in one Henckelia pumila isolate YLH828 unplaced genomic scaffold, ASM3356847v2 CTG_477:::fragment_3, whole genome shotgun sequence window:
- the LOC140872894 gene encoding L-arabinokinase-like isoform X4 — translation MPADLFFMQTVPLERVSDVVPVACRAAADAGIRSICVTNFSWDFIYAEYVMAAGYHHRSIVWQIAEDYSHCEFLIRLPGYCPMPAFRDAIDVPLVVRRLHKSREEVRKELGIMEDVKVVILNFGGQRDLQPAGWTLKEEYLPHGWLCLVCGASDSQILPPNFIKLAKDTYTPDVIAASDCMLGKIGYGTVSESLAFKIPFVFVRRDYFNEEPFLRNMLESYQAGVEMIRRDLLTGHWRPYLERAISLKPCYEGGVNGGEVAANILHDTASGKNYTSNKLSGARRLQDAIVLGYQLQRAPGRDLSIPDWYANAENELGLRTGSPTAEMDQDNFHMPSYLENFEILHGDFLGLSDTVSFLKSLSELDVAHDSGKGTEKSQIRERKAAAGLFNWEEDIFVARAPGRLDVMGGIADYSGSLVLQMPIREACHVAVQKIHPTKQRLWKHAQARQDAKGQGPTPVLQIVSYGSELSNRGPTFDMDLSDFMDGEQPMSYDKARSYFSQDPSQRWAAYIAGTILVLMKEFGLHFENSISMLVSSAVPEGKGVSSSAAVEVATMSAVAAAHGLNINPRDLALLCQKVENYVVGAPCGVMDQMTSACGEANKLLAMVCQPAEVLGLVDIPSHVRFWGIDSGIRHSVGGADYGSVRIGAFMGRKIIKSVASELLSQSLTNGTTSDDLEEDGIELLETEASLEYLCNLSPHRYEALYIKQLPETLLGETFLKKYKDHSDSVTVIDKKRNYGLRAATRHPIYENFRVKAFKALLTSATSDDQLTALGELMYQCHYSYSACGLGSNGTDRLVQLVQEMQHSKNSRAVEGTLYGAKITGGGSGGTICVVGKNSLRSSEQILQIQQRYKSATGYLPIVFEASSPGAGKFGHLRIRRQI, via the exons ATGCCAGCTGATCTTTTCTTCATGCAAACAGTTCCACTTGAAAGG GTATCAGATGTTGTTCCAGTTGCTTGTCGAGCTGCAGCTGATGCTGGAATTCGGTCTATTTGTGTTACCAATTTTAG TTGGGATTTCATATATGCTGAATACGTGATGGCTGCTGGTTATCATCACCGTTCTATAGTTTGGCAG ATTGCAGAGGATTATTCACATTGTGAATTCCTTATTCGCCTCCCAGGATACTGCCCGA TGCCTGCATTCCGTGATGCAATAGACGTTCCTTTGGTCGTGAGGAGATTACACAAGTCACGTGAGGAG GTGCGGAAAGAACTTGGAATCATGGAAGATGTGAAGGTTGTTATTCTCAACTTTGGTGGACAG CGTGATTTGCAGCCAGCTGGTTGGACTTTAAAGGAGGAGTACCTGCCTCATGGATGGCTTTGTCTG GTTTGTGGTGCTTCTGATAGTCAGATTCTTCCACCAAATTTCATAAAGCTAGCAAAAGATACATACACACCTGATGTGATTGCTGCATCTGATTGCATGCTTG GAAAAATTGGATATGGGACAGTTAGTGAGTCTCTGGCATTCAAGATTCCATTCGTCTTTGTACGTAGGGACTACTTCAATGAGGAACCATTCTTGAGAAATATGCTTGAG TCCTATCAAGCTGGAGTTGAGATGATTAGAAGGGATTTACTTACTGGACACTGGAGACCATACCTGGAACGTGCAATTAGTTTGAAACCTTGCTATGAGGGAGGAGTCAACGGTGGTGAG GTTGCAGCTAATATTTTGCACGATACAGCTTCAGGGAAAAATTATACATCCAACAAG CTTAGTGGGGCCAGGAGATTACAGGATGCTATTGTTCTTGGGTATCAACTCCAAAGAGCTCCTGGAAGAGATCTGAGCATTCCTGACTGGTATGCAAATGCTGAAAATGAACTTGGTCTTCGTACGGGTTCTCCAACCGCTGAAATGGATCAAGATAATTTTCACATGCCTTC ATACCTTGAGAACTTTGAGATTCTTCATGGAGATTTTTTGGGTCTCTCTGATACTGTGAGTTTCTTGAAGAGCTTATCAGAACTTGATGTTGCCCATGATTCTGGAAAAGGTACTGAGAAAAGCCAGATTAGGGAGCGGAAAGCTGCTGCTGGTCTCTTTAATTGGGAG GAAGATATTTTTGTGGCAAGAGCACCTGGAAGATTAGATGTTATGGGTGGAATTGCGGACTACTCTGGAAGCCTTGTGTTGCAG ATGCCAATCAGAGAAGCTTGTCATGTTGCTGTGCAAAAGATCCATCCAACAAAACAGAGACTATGGAAGCATGCTCAGGCCCGGCAGGATGCTAAAGGACAAGGACCAACTCCTGTTCTGCAAATC GTATCTTATGGATCTGAGTTAAGCAACCGTGGACCAACCTTTGATATGGATTTGTCAGATTTCATGGATGGGGAGCAACCAATGTCGTATGATAAGGCCAGGAGTTACTTTTCTCAAGATCCATCCCAAAG ATGGGCAGCATATATTGCCGGAACCATCCTCGTGCTGATGAAAGAATTTGGATTACATTTCGAGAATAGCATCAGCATGCTG GTATCCTCTGCTGTGCCGGAAGGTAAAGGTGTCTCTTCTTCTGCAGCTGTGGAGGTTGCTACTATGTCTGCAGTTGCTGCTGCTCATG GATTAAATATCAATCCTAGAGATCTTGCCTTGCTCTGCCAAAAG GTGGAGAATTACGTAGTTGGAGCTCCATGTGGAGTGATGGATCAGATGACTTCTGCATGTGGTGAAGCTAACAAACTACTTGCAATGGTTTGCCAG CCTGCAGAGGTATTGGGTCTGGTGGACATTCCAAGTCATGTAAGATTTTGGGGAATCGATTCCGGAATCAGGCACAG CGTTGGTGGTGCCGATTATGGATCTGTGAGGATAGGAGCCTTTATGGGCCGAAAAATCATAAAGTCAGTTGCATCAGAACTGTTATCTCAGTCTTTGACTAATGGAACAACCTCTGATGATCTGGAGGAGGATGGGATCGAATTACTTGAAACTGAAGCATCCTTGGAATACTTATGCAACTTATCACCCCACAG ATATGAAGCTCTTTACATTAAGCAGCTTCCTGAAACATTGCTCGGCGAGActttcttgaagaaatataagGACCACAGCGATTCAGTCACTGTAATAGATAAGAAGCGAAATTATGGACTCAGAGCAGCTACCAGACATCCTATATATGAAAATTTCCGAGTGAAG GCTTTCAAGGCTTTACTTACCTCTGCAACTTCAGATGATCAATTGACTGCTCTAGGAGAGTTGATGTACCAG TGTCACTACAGTTACAGTGCTTGTGGACTCGGTTCAAATGGGACAGACAGGCTAGTTCAGCTGGTTCAAGAAATGCAGCACAGTAAAAATTCAAGGGCCGTAGAAGGAACCTTGTATGGTGCAAAGATAACAGGGGGGGGATCTGGTGGGACGATTTGTGTTGTTGGCAAAAACTCTTTAAGAAgcagtgaacaaatacttcag ATTCAGCAGAGATACAAAAGTGCCACAGGTTATTTGCCTATTGTCTTTGAGGCCTCGTCTCCAGGTGCGGGCAAGTTCGGACACCTGAGAATTCGTCGTCAAATTTGA